The Eleginops maclovinus isolate JMC-PN-2008 ecotype Puerto Natales chromosome 24, JC_Emac_rtc_rv5, whole genome shotgun sequence genome contains a region encoding:
- the c1ql2 gene encoding complement C1q-like protein 2 — protein sequence MVLIALAVAVPLLLLRAPDTSAYHYEMMGTCRMVCDPYTPKPGGGGTTMEVIQNGVAPQPPMAQGSRGEPGRPGKPGARGPPGEPGPPGPRGPPGERGVGKIAYPAVTGAAGSDNAELESVNSTSSGFKIAFYVGLKNPHEGYEVLKFDDVITNLGNRYDASTGKFTCHVSGIYFFTYHVLMRGGDGTSMWADLCKNGQVRASAIAQDADQNYDYASNSAVLHLDSGDEIYVKLDGGKAHGGNNNKYSTFSGFILYPD from the exons ATGGTCCTGATCGCTCTGGCCGTGGCCGTCCCGTTGCTGCTGCTCCGCGCCCCGGACACCTCCGCGTATCACTACGAGATGATGGGCACCTGTCGGATGGTGTGCGACCCGTACACCCCGAAACCGGGAGGCGGTGGCACCACCATGGAGGTGATCCAGAACGGTGTCGCTCCACAGCCACCCATGGCGCAGGGGAGCCGAGGGGAGCCAGGCAGACCGGGGAAACCGGGAGCGAGGGGCCCACCAGGAGAACCAGGACCCCCGGGTCCGAGGGGCCCCCCAGGGGAGCGAGGAGTCGGGAAAATCGCCTACCCCGCGGTGACCGGAGCTGCTGGTTCTGATAACGCAGAGTTGGAAAGTGTGAACTCCACGTCCAGCGGTTTCAAGATCGCTTTCTACGTGGGTCTGAAGAACCCACACGAGGGGTACGAGGTGTTAAAGTTTGACGACGTGATTACAAACTTGGGGAACCGGTACGACGCGAGCACCGGGAAGTTCACCTGCCATGTGTCCGGGATCTATTTCTTCACCTACCATGTGCTGATGCGCGGAGGAGACGGGACCAGCATGTGGGCCGACCTGTGCAAAAACGGACAG GTCAGGGCCAGCGCCATCGCTCAGGACGCAGACCAGAACTACGACTACGCCAGCAACAGCGCCGTGCTGCACCTAGACTCTGGAGACGAGATCTACGTCAAGCTGGACGGAGGCAAAGCTCACGGgggaaacaacaacaagtacAGCACATTCTCCGGATTCATCCTATACCCCGACTAA